A window of Dissulfurirhabdus thermomarina contains these coding sequences:
- a CDS encoding pyridoxal phosphate-dependent aminotransferase: MLHGHGGDVHGLARELGRSPGEILDFSGNISPLGPPEGLREALFACYPEVRFLPEVDSRSLREALAARYGGDPEGYLVGAGTTEWIHLLPAALRADPVVVPLPTYADYADAARQAGRPLRMIGPWPGPGEEEALAAALSAAAEEGDRPLCFVCNPNNPTGRFLDPDALRALAEGHPRAAWVVDESYAPFVGPDAATSLLARELPGNLLVLRSFSKIYGVPGLRIGFAAGAPALLAPLRAAARPWSVDRLAQVAGVFLLGATGYEERVRGYWPPERDRLLAAIAEAAPFLRPRPGAAHFTLCEVRPPWTARELTGALRRRGILVRDCGNFEGLRGEWVRISLRTPRENAALVRCLREIAGERSG; the protein is encoded by the coding sequence GTGCTGCACGGGCACGGCGGGGACGTCCACGGGCTCGCCCGGGAGCTCGGCCGTTCCCCCGGCGAGATCCTTGACTTCAGCGGGAACATCAGCCCGCTGGGCCCCCCGGAGGGGCTCCGGGAGGCCCTCTTCGCCTGCTATCCCGAGGTGCGGTTCCTGCCGGAGGTGGATTCCCGCTCCCTCCGGGAGGCCCTGGCGGCGCGCTACGGGGGGGACCCGGAGGGCTATCTGGTGGGCGCCGGGACCACCGAGTGGATCCATCTCCTGCCGGCGGCGCTTCGGGCCGATCCCGTGGTGGTGCCGCTGCCCACCTACGCCGACTACGCCGACGCCGCCCGCCAGGCGGGCCGGCCGCTCCGGATGATCGGCCCCTGGCCCGGCCCCGGGGAGGAGGAGGCCCTGGCCGCGGCCCTCTCGGCGGCGGCGGAAGAGGGGGACCGGCCCCTCTGCTTCGTCTGTAACCCCAACAACCCCACCGGGCGCTTTCTCGACCCCGACGCCCTCCGGGCCCTGGCCGAGGGCCATCCCCGGGCGGCCTGGGTGGTGGACGAGTCCTACGCCCCCTTCGTGGGGCCGGACGCGGCGACCTCGCTCCTGGCCCGGGAACTGCCGGGGAACCTCCTGGTACTGCGGTCCTTTTCGAAGATCTACGGTGTCCCCGGTCTCCGGATCGGGTTCGCCGCCGGGGCGCCGGCCCTCCTCGCGCCGCTCCGGGCCGCCGCCCGGCCCTGGTCCGTGGACCGGCTGGCCCAGGTGGCCGGGGTCTTCCTGCTAGGGGCGACCGGCTACGAGGAGCGGGTGCGCGGCTACTGGCCGCCGGAGCGGGACCGCCTCCTCGCCGCGATCGCCGAGGCGGCGCCCTTTCTCCGGCCCCGGCCGGGGGCCGCCCACTTCACCCTGTGCGAGGTGAGGCCCCCCTGGACCGCCCGGGAGCTGACCGGCGCGCTCCGCCGCCGGGGCATCCTCGTCAGGGACTGCGGGAACTTCGAGGGGCTGCGGGGGGAATGGGTGCGGATCAGCCTCCGCACGCCCCGGGAGAACGCGGCTCTGGTCCGGTGTCTCCGGGAGATCGCGGGGGAACGGAGCGGCTGA
- a CDS encoding ATP synthase subunit I, with protein MEAIRQMISGELTGSRFVRLFTGMSWALLAVLVVGALGLFGGRFAGGVLVGGVLANLNGLGLERDCRRVVRLGSPAAYFGGMAVRLGLLALALSVALLLPGRPLSPIGIIVGLSVMVGTFYLLTLGMLAYRLFGAKEAA; from the coding sequence ATGGAAGCGATCAGGCAGATGATCAGCGGTGAGCTGACCGGGTCCAGGTTCGTCCGGTTGTTCACGGGCATGAGCTGGGCCCTCCTGGCCGTTTTGGTCGTGGGCGCCCTGGGGCTCTTCGGGGGTCGCTTCGCCGGCGGCGTCCTGGTCGGCGGCGTCCTGGCCAACCTCAACGGCCTCGGCCTCGAGCGGGACTGCCGCCGCGTGGTCCGGCTGGGGAGCCCGGCCGCCTACTTCGGCGGCATGGCCGTCCGCCTGGGGCTTTTGGCCCTGGCCCTGTCCGTGGCGCTGCTCCTGCCCGGGCGTCCCCTCTCCCCCATCGGCATCATCGTGGGCCTGTCCGTGATGGTCGGGACCTTCTACCTCCTGACCCTGGGCATGCTCGCCTACCGTCTCTTCGGCGCGAAGGAGGCCGCGTAA
- a CDS encoding AtpZ/AtpI family protein, with protein MGGLRHELAEQFRSLGAAMTIAMSVVFSIFAGALTGYYLDNWLFDGRTSPWLTLVCLAMGVAGGAKNFVLLSRRFSREQAGRGDETDATGPDGSDQADDQR; from the coding sequence ATGGGCGGCCTGAGACACGAACTGGCAGAGCAGTTCCGCAGCCTCGGCGCCGCCATGACCATCGCCATGTCGGTGGTCTTCTCCATCTTCGCCGGGGCCTTGACGGGCTACTACCTCGACAACTGGCTCTTCGACGGCCGGACCTCCCCGTGGCTGACGCTGGTGTGCCTCGCCATGGGCGTGGCCGGGGGGGCGAAGAACTTCGTCCTCCTGAGCCGGCGCTTCAGCCGGGAACAGGCCGGCCGGGGGGACGAAACGGACGCGACGGGACCGGATGGAAGCGATCAGGCAGATGATCAGCGGTGA
- the tyrS gene encoding tyrosine--tRNA ligase, with translation METDVRKALDLIARGAVEIIEPAELEAKLRRAAATGRPLRVKAGFDPTAPDLHLGHTVLIQKMKHFQELGHEVIFLIGDFTGRIGDPTGKNETRPPLTPEEVAANARTYREQIFKVLDPARTRVVFNSTWMEGLSAMELVRLCAHQTVARMLEREDFKQRFQGHRPIGLHEFLYPLIQGYDSVALEADVELGGTDQRFNLLVGRDLQREYGQEPQVVLTLPLLEGLDGVQKMSKSLGNYVGITEPPGEMFGKLMSISDELMYRYYELLSDRSLEEVAVIRRDVAAGRVHPKAAKAALAQELTARFHGPEAAEAARAAFEAQFSRGEIPEDIPEVRVGASGGGIFLPRLLKEAGLVSSASEARRLIRQGAVSMDGERVAGEEVRVSAGSRVLKVGKRRFLRVVVA, from the coding sequence ATGGAAACCGACGTCCGAAAGGCCCTGGACCTCATCGCCCGCGGGGCGGTGGAGATCATCGAGCCGGCGGAACTCGAGGCGAAGCTGCGGCGGGCGGCGGCGACGGGCCGTCCCCTCCGCGTCAAGGCCGGTTTCGACCCCACGGCCCCGGACCTCCACCTCGGGCACACGGTGCTCATCCAGAAGATGAAGCACTTCCAGGAGCTCGGTCACGAGGTCATCTTTCTCATCGGGGATTTCACCGGCCGCATCGGGGACCCCACGGGGAAGAACGAGACGCGGCCCCCGCTGACGCCCGAGGAGGTGGCGGCCAACGCCCGAACCTACCGGGAGCAGATCTTCAAGGTCCTCGACCCCGCCCGGACCCGCGTGGTCTTCAACAGCACCTGGATGGAGGGGCTCTCCGCCATGGAGCTGGTGCGCCTGTGCGCCCACCAGACCGTGGCCCGGATGCTGGAGCGGGAGGACTTCAAGCAGCGCTTCCAGGGGCACCGGCCCATCGGGCTCCACGAGTTCCTCTATCCCCTCATACAGGGCTATGATTCCGTGGCCCTCGAGGCCGACGTGGAGCTCGGCGGCACCGACCAGCGCTTCAACCTGCTGGTGGGGCGCGACCTCCAGCGCGAGTACGGGCAGGAGCCCCAGGTGGTGCTGACGCTGCCGCTCCTCGAGGGGCTCGACGGGGTCCAGAAGATGTCCAAGTCCCTCGGTAACTACGTGGGGATCACGGAGCCGCCGGGCGAGATGTTCGGCAAGCTCATGTCCATCTCCGACGAGCTCATGTACCGCTACTACGAACTCCTGAGCGACCGGAGCCTCGAGGAGGTGGCGGTGATCCGCCGGGACGTGGCCGCCGGCCGGGTGCACCCCAAGGCGGCCAAGGCGGCGCTGGCCCAGGAGCTCACCGCCCGCTTCCACGGGCCCGAGGCCGCCGAGGCGGCCCGGGCGGCCTTCGAGGCTCAGTTCTCGCGGGGGGAGATCCCCGAGGACATCCCGGAGGTCCGGGTCGGCGCCTCGGGCGGGGGGATCTTCCTTCCGCGCCTCCTCAAGGAGGCGGGGCTCGTCTCCAGCGCCAGCGAGGCCCGGCGCCTCATCCGGCAGGGGGCGGTCTCCATGGACGGCGAACGGGTGGCCGGTGAAGAGGTGCGGGTTTCGGCCGGTTCCCGCGTCCTCAAGGTGGGCAAGCGGCGGTTTCTCCGGGTGGTGGTCGCCTGA
- the atpE gene encoding ATP synthase F0 subunit C: MTTALTLLMVLGFAGLSFAADGDVAKGGHIGFLMAMSLLAAGLGVGIAASGCGVGMGHCARGCLEGTARNPELAGKLTVTMFIGLALIESLTIYALVVALIALYANPLLPKLAAIFGVELG, from the coding sequence ATGACCACTGCCTTGACCCTGTTGATGGTGCTCGGTTTTGCCGGCCTTTCCTTCGCCGCCGACGGTGACGTGGCCAAGGGCGGCCACATCGGCTTCCTGATGGCCATGTCTCTCCTGGCCGCCGGGCTCGGCGTCGGCATCGCCGCTTCGGGCTGCGGCGTGGGGATGGGCCACTGCGCCCGGGGCTGCCTCGAGGGGACGGCCCGGAACCCCGAGCTGGCCGGCAAGCTCACCGTGACCATGTTCATCGGCCTGGCCCTCATCGAGTCCCTCACCATCTACGCCCTGGTCGTGGCCCTCATCGCTCTCTACGCCAACCCGCTGCTGCCGAAGCTGGCGGCCATCTTCGGCGTGGAGCTCGGATAG
- the hemL gene encoding glutamate-1-semialdehyde 2,1-aminomutase has translation MHHHQMSARAFEAAREVIPGGVNSPVRAFKSVQCDPVFIERASGCRLFDVDGNAYLDYIGSWGPMILGHGHPEVRAAVAAALEDGTSFGASTWREVALARRIVDMVPGIDMVRLVNSGTEATMSAVRLARGFTGRKKIVKFDGCYHGHADGFLVKAGSGVATLAIPGSPGVPDEVVAATLTAPFNDLEALEALFDREGGDIAAVIVEPVPANMGVVPPDGDFLPTLRRWTEELGIVLVFDEVITGFRLAPGGAQERFGVVPDLTCLGKIIGGGLPVGAYGGRREIMAQVAPDGPVYQAGTLSGNPLATAAGLATLEVLSRPGVYDLLEERGRALAEGLGEAARRHGVACTVQGIASMATVFFGQTGPVRNFDDALRSDTGAYARFFRAMLERGVYLAPAQFEAAFVSLAHGWDEIEVTVQAAESAFKELAG, from the coding sequence ATGCACCACCACCAGATGTCGGCCAGGGCCTTCGAGGCGGCCCGGGAGGTGATCCCGGGCGGAGTGAACAGCCCGGTCCGTGCCTTCAAGTCCGTCCAGTGCGATCCGGTCTTCATCGAGCGGGCGTCCGGGTGCCGGCTCTTCGACGTGGACGGCAACGCCTACCTGGATTACATCGGCTCCTGGGGGCCCATGATCCTCGGCCACGGGCACCCGGAGGTGCGGGCCGCGGTGGCGGCGGCCCTGGAGGACGGGACCAGCTTCGGTGCCTCCACCTGGCGGGAGGTGGCCCTGGCCCGGCGCATCGTGGACATGGTGCCGGGCATCGACATGGTCCGCCTGGTGAATTCCGGCACCGAGGCCACCATGAGCGCCGTCCGCCTGGCCCGGGGCTTCACCGGCCGCAAGAAGATCGTGAAGTTCGACGGCTGTTACCACGGCCACGCCGACGGCTTCCTGGTGAAGGCCGGCTCCGGGGTGGCCACCCTGGCCATCCCCGGCAGCCCCGGGGTGCCCGACGAGGTGGTGGCCGCCACCCTCACCGCGCCCTTCAACGACCTCGAGGCCCTCGAGGCCCTCTTCGACCGCGAAGGTGGCGACATCGCCGCGGTCATCGTGGAGCCCGTCCCGGCCAACATGGGAGTGGTGCCGCCGGACGGCGATTTCCTCCCCACCCTTCGGCGGTGGACCGAGGAGCTGGGGATCGTCCTCGTCTTCGACGAGGTCATCACCGGCTTCCGGCTGGCCCCGGGCGGGGCCCAGGAACGTTTCGGCGTGGTGCCGGACCTCACCTGCCTCGGCAAGATCATCGGCGGCGGCCTGCCCGTGGGGGCCTACGGGGGGCGGCGGGAGATCATGGCCCAGGTGGCGCCCGATGGGCCCGTCTACCAGGCGGGGACCCTCTCCGGCAATCCCCTGGCCACTGCGGCGGGGCTGGCCACCCTCGAGGTCCTCTCCCGCCCGGGGGTCTACGACCTCCTCGAGGAGCGGGGACGGGCCCTGGCGGAGGGGCTGGGCGAGGCCGCCCGGCGGCACGGGGTGGCCTGCACCGTCCAGGGAATCGCCTCCATGGCCACGGTCTTCTTCGGGCAGACCGGGCCCGTCCGGAACTTCGACGACGCGCTCCGGTCCGACACCGGGGCCTACGCCCGCTTCTTCCGGGCCATGCTGGAACGCGGGGTCTACCTCGCCCCGGCGCAGTTCGAGGCCGCCTTCGTCTCCCTGGCCCACGGGTGGGACGAGATCGAGGTCACGGTGCAGGCCGCTGAATCGGCATTCAAGGAATTGGCCGGATAA
- the atpB gene encoding F0F1 ATP synthase subunit A, whose product MEHPLLFLSLILDALGLPAHGGETTLAKALAPHMQYSFLAMFLCLVAAWLGTRRMEMIPRGMQNLMEAYVAWLEDFIDDQTHDRRKTLIIFPMIATFFLYILIGNYMGLIPGFMSPTANLNVTLGCTAISIAAYHLLGIRFHGIKYIKHFMGPIPWMAPMMFPIEIFSHIGRILSLSIRLFGNMVSKEILLGLLFMLAGPYLAPLPVMFLGVLVCLLQAFIFMMLSIVYAVEAMAEGH is encoded by the coding sequence ATGGAACATCCGTTGCTTTTTCTGAGCCTGATCCTCGATGCCCTGGGGCTGCCGGCCCACGGGGGCGAGACCACACTGGCCAAGGCCTTGGCTCCGCACATGCAGTACAGCTTCCTCGCCATGTTCCTGTGCCTCGTGGCGGCCTGGCTGGGGACCCGGCGGATGGAGATGATCCCCCGGGGGATGCAGAACCTCATGGAGGCCTACGTGGCCTGGCTCGAGGACTTCATCGACGACCAGACCCACGACCGGCGCAAGACCCTCATCATCTTCCCGATGATCGCCACCTTCTTCCTCTACATCCTCATCGGGAACTACATGGGCCTGATCCCGGGCTTCATGTCCCCCACCGCCAACCTCAACGTGACCCTGGGCTGCACCGCCATCTCCATCGCGGCCTACCACCTCCTGGGCATCCGGTTCCACGGCATCAAGTACATCAAGCACTTCATGGGCCCCATCCCCTGGATGGCCCCCATGATGTTCCCCATCGAGATCTTCAGCCACATCGGCCGGATCCTCTCCCTCTCCATCCGGCTCTTCGGGAACATGGTGTCCAAGGAGATCCTGCTCGGCCTGCTCTTCATGCTCGCCGGGCCGTACCTGGCCCCGCTGCCGGTCATGTTCCTGGGCGTGCTGGTCTGCCTGCTCCAGGCCTTCATCTTCATGATGCTCTCCATTGTCTACGCCGTGGAGGCCATGGCGGAGGGGCACTGA
- the uvrA gene encoding ABC-ATPase UvrA (The UvrABC repair system catalyzes the recognition and processing of DNA lesions. UvrA is an ATPase and a DNA-binding protein. A damage recognition complex composed of 2 uvrA and 2 uvrB subunits scans DNA for abnormalities. When the presence of a lesion has been verified by uvrB, the uvrA molecules dissociate) produces the protein MPGRFPHPATAPTGGVLRIRGARCHNLRALDLDLPLGRIIGLCGPSGSGKSSLAMDLLAVEGRYRYLLALGLEERAESRHWEEAPVDRIEGLPPAVVVGGGAGGRNPRSTVATLAGLAGLIRALFAAAGRARCPGCGTEIRALGALQVADRLAGLPEGTRLLVLAPMGDRGPGTPAGQVLGDLQKDGFSRVRVSGRVVRVEDLLEDPAGAVPAGADLEAVVDRVVLRPGLFNRLADSLALAFRLGGGRLRVAVEPPGGPPEEHAFSEDARCPGCGAAFPPLTPALFAAGGEGEKAGLPLPLARYVRHVTLGPWTYPEVMAWPLATAGERLAELRARLGTSSPADLPIRPALRLVDELLERVASLVEAGLGHLGLDRPAPTLAAGELQRLRLAGALGRRLTGVLYILDEPTAGLHPADHPGLQRMLARLAADGNTVLVVEHDLDLLREVHHLVELGPGAGPDGGRLLYAGPPGGLKDAPQSVTAPYLLGKSRLRRLRRNAPRGRIRLRRAEARNLAGIDVEIPLGALVCITGVSGAGKSALVEEELRPRLSAWLRGEGGGVEIEGGPAPERLLAVDQRPLGGGALSTPASVIGVFTPLRHLFARTPEARRRGYGPGYFSLNRKGGRCERCRGRGRLALELGALPPLPYPCDLCHGRRYNRDALEIRYRGLTMADVLDLTAGQAADFFRRIPPVRAPLEAMERLGLGYLPIGQPVPTLSGGEAQRLRLAVELAREAARPTLFVFDEPTRGLHQVDIQRLLDVFDDLLDRGHTLVLVEQAPEVLALADWVIELGPGPGPAGGRLVAAGPPASVAGAGGPTGPHLARALEAVDTAR, from the coding sequence ATGCCAGGCCGCTTCCCGCATCCCGCAACCGCCCCCACCGGCGGCGTCCTCCGCATTCGCGGCGCCCGGTGCCACAACCTCCGGGCGCTCGACCTCGATCTCCCCCTGGGGCGCATCATCGGCCTCTGCGGGCCGTCCGGGTCCGGAAAGTCCAGCCTGGCCATGGACCTCCTGGCCGTCGAGGGACGCTACCGGTACCTTCTCGCCCTGGGCCTCGAGGAGCGGGCCGAGTCCCGACACTGGGAGGAGGCCCCGGTGGACCGGATCGAGGGACTTCCCCCGGCGGTGGTCGTGGGCGGCGGGGCGGGCGGGCGGAACCCGAGGTCCACCGTGGCGACCCTGGCCGGGCTGGCCGGGCTCATCCGGGCCCTCTTCGCCGCCGCCGGCCGTGCCCGGTGCCCCGGCTGCGGGACGGAGATCCGGGCCCTCGGGGCGCTCCAGGTCGCGGACCGCCTGGCGGGGCTCCCGGAAGGGACCCGGCTCCTGGTCCTCGCCCCCATGGGGGACCGCGGCCCCGGAACCCCGGCGGGACAAGTCCTCGGCGACCTCCAGAAGGACGGTTTCTCCAGGGTCCGGGTCTCCGGGCGGGTCGTCCGGGTCGAGGACCTCCTGGAGGACCCGGCCGGCGCGGTCCCCGCCGGGGCGGACCTCGAGGCCGTGGTGGACCGGGTCGTCCTGCGGCCGGGACTCTTCAACCGCCTCGCCGACTCCCTGGCCCTGGCCTTCCGCCTCGGCGGGGGGCGGCTTCGGGTGGCCGTGGAGCCCCCGGGCGGGCCGCCGGAGGAGCACGCCTTCAGCGAGGACGCCCGGTGCCCCGGCTGCGGCGCCGCCTTCCCCCCGCTCACCCCCGCCCTCTTCGCCGCCGGGGGCGAGGGGGAGAAGGCGGGGCTCCCGCTCCCCCTCGCCCGCTACGTCCGCCACGTCACCCTCGGCCCCTGGACCTACCCGGAGGTGATGGCCTGGCCCCTCGCCACGGCCGGGGAGCGCCTGGCGGAACTCCGGGCGCGCCTCGGGACCTCCAGCCCGGCGGATCTCCCCATCCGGCCCGCCCTCCGCCTCGTCGACGAGCTCCTGGAACGAGTGGCCTCCCTCGTGGAGGCGGGCCTCGGCCACCTCGGCCTGGACCGCCCGGCCCCGACCCTCGCCGCCGGCGAACTCCAGCGCCTGCGCCTGGCCGGCGCCCTGGGCCGCCGCCTCACCGGCGTTCTCTACATCCTGGACGAACCCACCGCCGGGCTCCACCCGGCCGACCATCCCGGCCTCCAGCGGATGCTGGCGCGCCTGGCGGCCGACGGGAACACGGTCCTGGTGGTGGAACACGACCTCGATCTCCTGCGGGAGGTCCACCACCTGGTGGAGCTGGGACCCGGCGCCGGCCCCGACGGGGGCCGCCTCCTCTATGCCGGCCCCCCGGGCGGTCTGAAGGATGCACCCCAATCCGTCACGGCGCCCTACCTCCTGGGGAAAAGTCGGCTCCGGCGGCTCCGCCGGAACGCACCCCGGGGTCGGATCCGGCTCCGCCGGGCCGAGGCGCGGAACCTGGCCGGCATCGACGTGGAGATCCCCCTCGGGGCCCTGGTCTGCATCACGGGGGTCTCCGGCGCCGGCAAGAGCGCCCTGGTGGAAGAAGAACTCCGCCCCCGCCTCTCGGCCTGGCTCCGGGGCGAAGGCGGCGGGGTGGAGATCGAGGGCGGGCCGGCGCCCGAACGCCTCCTGGCGGTGGACCAGCGCCCCCTCGGCGGCGGGGCCCTTTCGACCCCCGCCTCCGTGATCGGCGTCTTCACCCCCTTGCGGCACCTCTTCGCCCGCACCCCCGAGGCCCGCCGCCGCGGCTACGGGCCGGGCTACTTCAGCCTGAACCGGAAGGGCGGCCGCTGCGAAAGGTGCCGCGGGCGGGGCCGGCTCGCCCTCGAGCTCGGCGCCCTGCCCCCGCTTCCGTATCCCTGCGATCTCTGCCACGGGCGCCGGTACAACCGCGACGCCCTGGAGATCCGCTACCGCGGGCTCACCATGGCCGACGTCCTGGATCTGACGGCCGGCCAGGCGGCGGACTTCTTCCGGCGGATCCCCCCCGTCCGGGCCCCCCTGGAGGCCATGGAACGGCTTGGGCTCGGCTACCTCCCCATCGGACAACCCGTGCCCACCCTCTCCGGGGGCGAGGCCCAGCGCCTCCGGCTCGCCGTGGAACTCGCCCGGGAGGCCGCCCGCCCCACCCTCTTCGTCTTCGACGAGCCCACGCGCGGCCTCCACCAGGTGGACATCCAGCGCCTGCTGGACGTCTTCGACGACCTCCTCGACCGGGGCCACACCCTCGTCCTCGTGGAACAGGCGCCGGAGGTCCTGGCCCTGGCCGACTGGGTCATCGAGCTCGGGCCGGGGCCGGGGCCGGCGGGCGGGCGGCTGGTGGCCGCCGGGCCGCCGGCGTCGGTGGCCGGGGCCGGCGGGCCGACGGGCCCCCACCTCGCCCGCGCCCTGGAAGCGGTCGATACGGCCCGCTGA
- a CDS encoding glucose-1-phosphate adenylyltransferase family protein — MRETFTFVLAGGVGSRLNVLVRHRAKPAVPFGGIYRIIDFVLSNAMNSGISQVAVLTQYKPLSLMEHIGDGSAWDFAGRTRWIKILPPRTGEKDSDWYKGTADACRQNLDLLAAHPSRQVLVLSGDHVYRMDYRALVRHHRERGARVTVAMMPVPWEETHQFGIGITDGEGRIVDWEEKPARARSNLASMGIYVFDTDYLVRALRETGEVDFGHHILPAAMARGDVHAFPFEGYWRDVGTVEAYWAANMDLIRPESGLAPEDWGVCTNLEAEGRPGDRPPARLLPGAEVRSSILGPGCVIEGRVEGSILSPGVRVARGAEVSGSILMHGTRVGPGAVLHRVIADKEVVVGAGARVGHGDPGRANRSFPGHLRSGLTLVAKGAVVPDGAVVGTNCVVGGEGEGGGWPPGGVVGDGECVGLAAAP, encoded by the coding sequence ATGCGGGAGACCTTCACCTTCGTCCTGGCCGGCGGCGTGGGGAGCCGCTTGAACGTCCTGGTCCGCCACCGGGCCAAGCCCGCGGTCCCCTTCGGCGGCATCTACCGCATCATCGACTTCGTCCTCTCCAACGCCATGAATTCCGGGATCTCCCAGGTGGCGGTCCTCACCCAGTACAAGCCGCTCTCCCTCATGGAGCACATCGGCGACGGCTCGGCCTGGGACTTCGCGGGCCGGACCCGGTGGATCAAGATCCTGCCGCCGCGGACCGGCGAGAAGGACTCCGACTGGTACAAGGGCACGGCGGACGCCTGCCGCCAGAACCTCGACCTCCTGGCGGCCCATCCCTCCCGCCAGGTCCTGGTGCTCTCCGGCGACCACGTCTACCGCATGGACTACCGGGCCCTGGTCCGCCACCACCGGGAGCGGGGGGCGCGGGTCACGGTGGCCATGATGCCGGTCCCGTGGGAGGAGACCCACCAGTTCGGCATCGGCATCACCGACGGCGAGGGCCGGATCGTGGACTGGGAGGAGAAGCCCGCCCGGGCCCGGTCCAACCTCGCCTCCATGGGGATCTACGTCTTCGACACCGATTACCTGGTGCGCGCCCTCCGGGAGACCGGCGAGGTGGACTTCGGCCACCACATCCTGCCCGCGGCCATGGCCCGGGGCGACGTCCACGCCTTTCCCTTCGAGGGATACTGGCGGGACGTGGGCACAGTCGAGGCCTACTGGGCCGCCAACATGGATCTCATCCGGCCGGAGAGCGGCCTCGCCCCGGAAGACTGGGGGGTCTGCACCAACCTCGAGGCCGAGGGGCGTCCCGGCGACCGCCCCCCGGCCCGCCTGCTCCCCGGCGCCGAGGTCCGGTCGTCCATCCTGGGGCCCGGCTGCGTCATCGAGGGACGGGTGGAGGGTTCGATCCTCTCGCCGGGGGTCCGGGTGGCCCGGGGGGCCGAGGTCTCCGGGTCCATCCTCATGCACGGGACCCGGGTGGGGCCGGGGGCGGTCCTCCACCGGGTGATCGCCGACAAGGAGGTGGTCGTGGGGGCCGGGGCCCGGGTGGGCCACGGGGACCCGGGCAGGGCCAACCGGTCCTTCCCGGGGCACCTCCGGAGCGGCCTCACCCTGGTCGCCAAGGGGGCCGTGGTGCCCGACGGGGCCGTGGTGGGGACCAACTGCGTGGTGGGGGGCGAGGGCGAAGGCGGCGGGTGGCCCCCGGGCGGGGTCGTCGGCGACGGGGAGTGCGTGGGGCTGGCGGCGGCGCCGTGA